A stretch of DNA from Gimesia chilikensis:
ATTGATGGCAACGGGACTGGTGCCAGGTCGCTGGTGCAAAAAGCTGCAGTTCAAGCTGCGTGATGGCGTGACGCTGCTGGCGGGTTTACAGACCCTGCTGGCACTGGCAATTACCCTGATGAACGTGACGGGAGCCTGGTGGGGAACGGGGCCGTTCACCGAACCAGTTCGCATCGACGTTGGCGGAGTGCAGTGGCTGCTGCTGGATGGCACCTCCAGCCTGATGTTTGCCCTGGTCTCGTTCGTGGGCTGGGTTATCTGTCGCTATTCCGTCCGGTTCCTGGATGGCGAGCCCGAACTCGGCAATTACTATCGCTGGACCGCGCTGACGATTGGAGCCGTCTCCCTGATGGCTCTGTCAGGGAATCTGCTGCTGTTCATAGCCGCCTGGGCACTTTCCAGTCTGGGGCTGCATCATCTGCTCCTGTTCTACCGTGAACGACCCGCGGCCCGACGGGCTGCCTGGAATAAGTTCATCGCCAGTCGAACCGGTGACCTCTGTCTGCTGATCGCTGCGGTGCTGATCTACCTGGAATGCCAGACTCTGAACTTCACCCCTCTGTTCGAGCAACTGGCAGGCACCGGTTCAACGATCAGCATGTCTTTGATGTGCGGCGTCTGGCTGCTGGTGATCGGGGCTGCGATCAAAACGGCACAGTTCCCCTTTCACTCCTGGTTGCCTCAGACCCTGGAGACACCGACGCCGGTCTCCGCCCTGATGCACGCCGGTATTGTGAACGCAGGCGGCTATCTGCTGATTCGCACGAGTCCACTGGTCCAACTGGTTCCCGCAGCGTTGGCCTGCCTGGTACTGATCGGAACCCTCACGGTCTGTATTGCCGCCACTTCGATGCTGGCTCAGAACAGTGTCAAAAAGAGACTCGCTTATTCCACCGTCGCCCAGATGGGCTTCATGATGTTGCAGTGCGGACTGGGAGCCTTCTCGGCAGCGATGCTGCATCTGCTGGCGCACTCCTTCTATAAAGCGTATGCCTTCCTCAGCAGTGGAAGTGTGCTTGAACAGAAACGGGCGCTCGGCAGGGGGCCGGAACCGAAGCAGACGGTGCCTGTCTCATCCTTCAAACTCCTGCTGACAACAGGCTTCGTTGTCCTCGGATTTCTGGCAGTGCTGGCCCTGTTCGGAATCAATCCAGCCACCAAGCCCGGGGGGATGCTACTGGGACTGGTTGTCTGTCTCGCGCTGACGGGCTGGCTGAAACAGGCCTGGCAGACCGGCGATTACCTGCTGGTACTCCGCACGGCCTGTGCCGCCGGGGGCGTCTGTCTGCTCTACTGTCTTGCCTTTCTCACCATCGATCGCCTGGTGACGCCGACTCCGGTGACGGCTTTTGCCGATCCCTCGCTGCTGATGATTGGGGGACCTGCGGTTCTGGTAGTTCTCGGATTTACCAGCCTGCTGCTGCTGAATGACCGGCTGACATTGTCGCGAAGACCAGACTGGATGAATGCCCTCTACATCCACGCGCTGAACGGGTTTTACGTCGAAGCCTGGTTTCGTCAGCGACTGGGGCACCTTTTGAAACAGTGAATCTGTCCGGTTTTGTCGCTCTGAATCAATCTCAAATATCCCAGTAAGGTTAATCTCATGTCACAAGTACAGTCTGCTGTCATCAACAAACAACCGCTGGAGGTCTGGCGAGGACTTTCATCCCGGCAGTTGCCCGAACGGGAACTGCTGCAGGAGGCCCTGCAGAGCGTGCATCAGTGCATCGCCCCGGTCTGGCCGTTAAAAGATTATGTCGCCGTTAATCCCTACCACGGGATCACCGACCGCTCCTTTCTCAATGTCCGAAAATATCTGCGGATCTTTTCGGACTCGGAAACCCTGATGCCGCTAACGCACTACGCCGCCGCCTTCCGGGCCGGACAGTTTGAGCTCAGTGATATAGAGTCGGCCCTGGCAGAACTGCAGGCTGAGAATCTGGTAGCCGAGTCTCTTCCCAGTGCCGCCCAGTTGGTAGCCTGTCTGGGGGCACTGGAATCAGTGACTGCAGAGCCGGATACGCCCGACAAAACACCCCGCAAACGACAGATGCGTGCCTTCTCAGAAATCCTGGATGCACAGACGGGCGGTGACTGGACGCAAACGATCGGCGATGAACTTTCTAAATTCTGTGCCCAGCATTACGACCAGGGCGAGGCTGCCTGGAAAAGCCCCTGGCAGCATCTCTCACTCTTCGACAACTGGCGAAGCGCAGCGCAACATGATCGCAGCATGGAGATCATGGGCGTCAGCTGTTTCCGTCAACTGGTCCAGCAGTTACCTGACTCCGCAGAAACGACGCTGGCTGTGATGCTGGAAGAACTGAAAGTGCCGCGGGCACTCTGGGAGACCTATCTGCTCTGTCAGGCCTGTCAGACTCCCGGCTGGAGCGCCTGGGCGAAATACCAGTTCGAGCAGGGAACCTCCGAGGAACTCGATAGCAGCGATCTCACTGCACTGCTGGCAATCCGACTCGTTTACGAAGCAGTCCTCTCTGAAGCGAAATCGTTCGAAGTCGACTGGAGCAAACTGGCCGGAGCTACGCCTGTCCGATTCAAGGTTCCCTTCGATTCTGAAGAGCAGGTCATCGAACGCTACATTCTGCTGCGGGCCTCTGAAATTGCCTACCGCAACAAACTGCTCAACAGCCTGCGGAACAATGTTTCAAACTGCGGTCAGTCGACCGAGCAAAAGCTGGCCCAAATGGTATTCTGTATCGACGTGCGATCCGAACGCATCCGACGTCAGCTGGAACAGACGTCCGCAGCGATCGAAACACTCGGCTTTGCCGGTTTCTTCGGAATCCCCATGGAATATATCCGCTGGGGCGATCAGGGGGGAGACAACCAGCTTCCGGTTCTGCTCCAGCCTCAGTTCCAGGTAACTGAAGAACTCCCGTCGAAAGATCAGGGACAACAGGAGCAACTGCTGGAGCAGCAGGGAATCAGCAGGTCGTTCCGCAAACTCTGGAAGCGATTTCAACAGTCAGCAGTCGGGAGCTTCCCCTTCGTAGAAACGATGGGCCTGTTTTACGGGCTTTTGCTGGGCAAGCGCGCCTGGGGAACCAGAGTCAGCGCTGGTATGGAGTCTAAGGGATCGCATTCACAGCATCGGAAGCCAGTGCCACGTCCGAGTCTGAACGGCCTGGATGCGCAGGGGATTACCGTTGAAAAACTGACTGAGATGGCTGAGACGATTCTGAAGAACATGAGCCTCACAGCAGGATTTGCCCGGCTGGTGGTCTTCTGCGGTCACGAAAGTCAGACTGCGAATAATCCTCTCAAGGCGGGGCTGGACTGCGGTGCTTGTGGCGGTCATTCCGGTGCCTCTAATGCCCAGGTAGCTGCTGAGATTATGAATCTGGCTGCAGTGCGACGGGGACTCAAACGAAAAGGTATCGAGATTCCAGAGGATACGGTCTTTATTGCAGGCGTGCACAACACGACGACAGACCAGATCCGCTTTTTCGAACCGGACCAGCTCTCCGCTTCACACCGAGAGCAGTTGGACTCACTGCAGCAACTGACGCTGCAGGCAACACATCTGACTCGGGCGGAGCGAATGACGTCACTCAACAGTGAATCTGTCAGTGAACTCTTACAACGGGCCGGCGACTGGTCCGAGGTGCGACCGGAATGGGGGCTGTCCAATAATGCGGCCCTGGTGGTTGGACCTCGGCAATTGACACGCGCGGTCGACCTCGATGGTCGTACCTTTCTGCACAATTATGATCCCGACCAGGATCCGGAAGGAACCGTGCTGGAGAATATCATGACCGCTCCCATGATCGTGGCCCACTGGATCAACATGCAATATTACGCGTCCACTGTCGATCAACGTTACTGCGGTAGTGGGAATAAAACCGTACATAACGTGACCGGCGGTTTCGGCATCCTCTCCGGCAATGGAGGCGATCTGATGACCGGGTTGCCCTGGCAGTCTCTGCACGACGGTCAGAACCTGCAGCATCAACCGCAGCGACTGCAGGTCGTGATTAACGCATCGCGACAGGCCATTGAAAACGTGATTGCCCGACACACGCTGGTCGCCAATCTTCTGCAGGGAAGCTGGCTCTACCTGATCGCCTGCGAAGCAGGAGAGTTCTATCAATATCGCGCGGGCAATCAGTGGAAGCACCTTGATCGCGCTGAATAAAGCCAGTCACCGTGTATCGAATTCGCTGTGACATCAACTTTTTTAATACTAACCCGAGGACTTGAAAAGGAGAATTGTAGATGACTCTGACATTGACCGACAAAGCCCAGTCCGGGGAAATACCGGAAACGAGTTCTGCGAGCAGCAGCCTTACGAGGCGCTGTCACGCTATCATTCAATGCTGTGTTCCATCGATGTGACGATTCAGAACCCGCGCAGCTCACGAGGTCGCAGGCAGAAAACATTTCGCGTGCAGATTCGGCATGAATCGGGAGAGATTATGTTGATCCATCGCGGCGAAGAATTCGTTAGCGCACTGACGGCTATCGTGAAGAGAGCCGAAAAAGCAGTCTCCCGCACACGCGTTCCTTATCTGACGCGATTGAGTGGAGAAATCTGAGTTTAGAGCCAGAGAGTCCAGTTGGTTTGGACAGGTTTGAATCTGGTGTACGAAATAACCTGGTTTTTTCAGCTGAAGGAGTCTCGTAATGACGATATCATATACAGATCGAAATGGTTTATTGAACTTTCGATTGAAACAATTGTGTAAACGCAGGTTAGAGTACGCACTTTCACGCTTTCAGAACCGGATCAGATCGATTGACCTTTGTGTCAGCGATCTGAATGGACCCCGGGGAGGCATAGATAAAGCCTGTCGAGTACGAATTGTACATGAGAAGGGATCGGTAATCGTCAATCAGAAGAGCGAGGACCTTGCTGTCTGTATTTCACGTGTAGCGGAAAAGGCGGCCCGGGCCCTGTCTCGCTCGTTGGGGCGTTCACTGAAATTCAGACGTGAAAGACTTAACATCCCACTGGATAACGAGATGGAATAGTTCTGAATTAAAACATTCCTTTAAAAATGGGACGATGTCTCTATGATTATCTGGGAAAAGAACCTATCTTGCGATTCCTGTAAGTATCAGGAAATCAAGGGGTAGCAGGATCCCTCAGGGCTGATGGTGCTACTTGATTTCCACCATAGAAAAGGTCAGCACGCTGATTCTTTTCTAACCCGCCTGGTAATCTGATTACTTCTACAGAGACTGATATGAATCTGGATCGCTCCGATATCAAAGCGGCCGCCTGGTTGTTTGAACAACTCTCAATTGAGGCTGGTCACTCTGCTGATCGATCGCGTATACAACGTACGTTGATCGAATCCGCTGCCGCTACATCATCAGAACACGACGAACACTGGTGGAGCTGGCTCATTGAAGCCAGCCGCAGCCTGGGGCTGAAGTTCAAATTAATGGACTGTACCTTCCGTGAAGTGCGCAATATCACCCGGGAAGGGGGGCGTCTGATCACCCGCGTGGGTGATAAACCCAGCTGGATGGCCCTCATGGGCAGTAAGCGTCAGCGGTTTCAGTTGCTGCAACCCGATGAGGAGCAAAAACAGCAATGGGTCAGTTCTCGCAGGTTGAGAAGACTGCTCGAACTTTCTGAACGTGATCAGGTGGTCCGCTGCCTGGTCATCAAGCCCGATCTGGCTGCCGGCGGCGATGGTGCTCACGAAACGCATCATCTGCCTCCCCTGGACCGTGTGCTGACGTTAATGAAACCCGAGGCGTCCGACATCTGGACGGTGACCGTGTTTGCTCTGATTACCGGTCTGCTCGCACTGGCGACACCGCTGGCCGTGGAATCGCTGGTGAATACGGTGGCCTTCGGACGACTCCTCCAGCCGGTGGTGGTCCTCGCTTTAATGTTGCTGGCGTTCCTCTCCTTTTCAGCGGCCCTGTTGGGGTTACAGACGTACGTCGTCGAAATTATTCAACGCCGGATCTTTGCGCGCGTGTCTGCGGACCTTTCCTATCGTCTGCCGCGTGTCATCCCCTCTTCAATGGAGGGACAGTCGGCCCGGGAACTGGTCAACCGCTTTTTCGATGTGATCACAGTACAGAAAGCGTCCTCCGCGCTGATGCTCGACGGTATTTCGCTGGTGCTGAATACCCTGATCGGTATGACCGTGCTGGCCTTTTATCATCCCTGGTTGCTGGGCTTCGACATTGTATTGCTGGCACTGATTCTGTTTATCATTTTTGTACTCGGACGTGGTGCCGTGAATACAAGCATCAAAGAGTCGAAAGCCAAGTATGTCGTAGCCAGCTGGCTGGAAGACCTGGTCAACTGTCCGACCGCGTTCCGCTATCGGGGAGCTGCCGAGTTTGCCCTCGATCAGGCTGACCATTACACTTATGAATATCTCAATGCCCGGAAAAAACACTTCCGCATTGTCATGCGTCAGATCATTTTTGCCCTCGGATTGCAGGCGGCCGCAAGCACCACGCTGTTGGGGCTGGGGGGCTGGCTGGTGATTGCCGGACAGCTGACACTGGGGGAACTCGTGGCTGCTGAGCTGATTGTGACCGTGATCGTCGGCTCGTTCGCCAAAATGGGAAAACATCTGCAGAGTTACTACGACCTGCTCGCTTCGGTCGATAAACTGGGGATGTTGTTTGACCTGCCCATGGAACGTCAGGATGGTCTGCTGCAATTTTCCCAGAGCGACCCGGCTGAAGTCAGTATCAACGGCGTCGGTTTTATCGATTTCCACGGCCATTCCAGTGAGCATCACATTGACCTGTTCGTAGAAAGCGGCGCGCGACTGATGCTGACGGGGCCGAGTGGCAGTGGCAAAAGCCGTCTGCTGGACCTGCTTTTTGGACTGACGCCTGTATCGAAGGGACACGTCTCCATCAACGAGATCGATCCCCGCG
This window harbors:
- a CDS encoding proton-conducting transporter membrane subunit, which produces MYLLAETLIVSAGLLMATGLVPGRWCKKLQFKLRDGVTLLAGLQTLLALAITLMNVTGAWWGTGPFTEPVRIDVGGVQWLLLDGTSSLMFALVSFVGWVICRYSVRFLDGEPELGNYYRWTALTIGAVSLMALSGNLLLFIAAWALSSLGLHHLLLFYRERPAARRAAWNKFIASRTGDLCLLIAAVLIYLECQTLNFTPLFEQLAGTGSTISMSLMCGVWLLVIGAAIKTAQFPFHSWLPQTLETPTPVSALMHAGIVNAGGYLLIRTSPLVQLVPAALACLVLIGTLTVCIAATSMLAQNSVKKRLAYSTVAQMGFMMLQCGLGAFSAAMLHLLAHSFYKAYAFLSSGSVLEQKRALGRGPEPKQTVPVSSFKLLLTTGFVVLGFLAVLALFGINPATKPGGMLLGLVVCLALTGWLKQAWQTGDYLLVLRTACAAGGVCLLYCLAFLTIDRLVTPTPVTAFADPSLLMIGGPAVLVVLGFTSLLLLNDRLTLSRRPDWMNALYIHALNGFYVEAWFRQRLGHLLKQ
- a CDS encoding YbcC family protein encodes the protein MSQVQSAVINKQPLEVWRGLSSRQLPERELLQEALQSVHQCIAPVWPLKDYVAVNPYHGITDRSFLNVRKYLRIFSDSETLMPLTHYAAAFRAGQFELSDIESALAELQAENLVAESLPSAAQLVACLGALESVTAEPDTPDKTPRKRQMRAFSEILDAQTGGDWTQTIGDELSKFCAQHYDQGEAAWKSPWQHLSLFDNWRSAAQHDRSMEIMGVSCFRQLVQQLPDSAETTLAVMLEELKVPRALWETYLLCQACQTPGWSAWAKYQFEQGTSEELDSSDLTALLAIRLVYEAVLSEAKSFEVDWSKLAGATPVRFKVPFDSEEQVIERYILLRASEIAYRNKLLNSLRNNVSNCGQSTEQKLAQMVFCIDVRSERIRRQLEQTSAAIETLGFAGFFGIPMEYIRWGDQGGDNQLPVLLQPQFQVTEELPSKDQGQQEQLLEQQGISRSFRKLWKRFQQSAVGSFPFVETMGLFYGLLLGKRAWGTRVSAGMESKGSHSQHRKPVPRPSLNGLDAQGITVEKLTEMAETILKNMSLTAGFARLVVFCGHESQTANNPLKAGLDCGACGGHSGASNAQVAAEIMNLAAVRRGLKRKGIEIPEDTVFIAGVHNTTTDQIRFFEPDQLSASHREQLDSLQQLTLQATHLTRAERMTSLNSESVSELLQRAGDWSEVRPEWGLSNNAALVVGPRQLTRAVDLDGRTFLHNYDPDQDPEGTVLENIMTAPMIVAHWINMQYYASTVDQRYCGSGNKTVHNVTGGFGILSGNGGDLMTGLPWQSLHDGQNLQHQPQRLQVVINASRQAIENVIARHTLVANLLQGSWLYLIACEAGEFYQYRAGNQWKHLDRAE
- a CDS encoding HPF/RaiA family ribosome-associated protein, which produces MTISYTDRNGLLNFRLKQLCKRRLEYALSRFQNRIRSIDLCVSDLNGPRGGIDKACRVRIVHEKGSVIVNQKSEDLAVCISRVAEKAARALSRSLGRSLKFRRERLNIPLDNEME
- a CDS encoding peptidase domain-containing ABC transporter, yielding MNLDRSDIKAAAWLFEQLSIEAGHSADRSRIQRTLIESAAATSSEHDEHWWSWLIEASRSLGLKFKLMDCTFREVRNITREGGRLITRVGDKPSWMALMGSKRQRFQLLQPDEEQKQQWVSSRRLRRLLELSERDQVVRCLVIKPDLAAGGDGAHETHHLPPLDRVLTLMKPEASDIWTVTVFALITGLLALATPLAVESLVNTVAFGRLLQPVVVLALMLLAFLSFSAALLGLQTYVVEIIQRRIFARVSADLSYRLPRVIPSSMEGQSARELVNRFFDVITVQKASSALMLDGISLVLNTLIGMTVLAFYHPWLLGFDIVLLALILFIIFVLGRGAVNTSIKESKAKYVVASWLEDLVNCPTAFRYRGAAEFALDQADHYTYEYLNARKKHFRIVMRQIIFALGLQAAASTTLLGLGGWLVIAGQLTLGELVAAELIVTVIVGSFAKMGKHLQSYYDLLASVDKLGMLFDLPMERQDGLLQFSQSDPAEVSINGVGFIDFHGHSSEHHIDLFVESGARLMLTGPSGSGKSRLLDLLFGLTPVSKGHVSINEIDPRDMRPDALRKHVALVRNIEIFNGSLEENIHLERPYVSTSDVREALEWVGLYEQVLKLPHGLQTELVDTGYPLTENQARKLMLARAIVGRPRLLLVDGLLDALPDDESEELTRMLVDSDRLWTLIMVTGRRNLIELGNSTHTLSGSEAMLSGGSADVS